The nucleotide sequence TATGTATAAATAATGTACTGTTAAAATTTTTttgatacaaaatacaaatgatcCAATAGGCtatcaaaacaaacatgttttgttcGGGAATTACACTTCGATTaaattattatccatccatccattttctgacccgcttaatctaAATTAGTACTATTTCTTGTTATTACAAAATATCAAATGTTGTGTGTTGATTTGGGAAAGCATTTAAATATAGTGAAATATGTCCCAGATGTAAACACATAAcgcctgatttaaaaaaaaatcgaagAAGTAGGTCAACACAGAGATTTCTTAAAGGTACGTTCACCCCATCTCCCTCCGGGACACCAACTACAAGAGTCTTCAGTCAGTTAATCcatcattgctcaatagtaATATAGCCCGATTGTGCAGTCTAAATATggaacaattaaaaaacatttttgtgcttaaataaatggacgaggaggttgactgaaaagttcagatttcGCCTTGATTTATTCACAGTTTAGCTTCGCTCTGTTTGCCGAAAATCCTTCACATCACAGACCGTTAATCTGCTCCTGAAAGCACCTTTGCGTAGGAATAATATATAAATCACTTGCTTTAAATCATCTCGTTCATGTTCGGTGGGAACGCACCTTTagccagcattttttttttttttacttatcagTTTATGTGAATCACATATTACTTCAAATATTGTTAATGATTATTGTAATAGTAGCATgaatctgcaaaaaaatatattgaagtatACAGGTGTATTCTCTGCTCATAAATACTAGTGgtcttattgtttttattattctttccatgtgttttattgtttctaaatagaatgggggctgcacagtggcttCCTCTCGCCCAATGGTGATGTGCACCAGCTGCCCTGCACAAATAAGTGGCTATAGACAAGAGATGAATTAAAGGAATGGCATACTGGAGATGTTGCTTAATTTACCCCACAAAACGGCTAAAAGGAAAGGAAACTAACCTGCTGAAGAattgaacaaaaaagtggtggtcaataaatgcaacaaatatAGTTAAAAGTATTGGATTAGATCAGTAAAATTGTCCCAGAttatcaaacatgtctgaaaatTTGTTATGTTatacaattataaaaaaataacatgccAATCAAATTTTACACTTAAAGCTCCTCAAGACGTTGAGGAAttataaaatctgttttgttttttaaattattactttgaactcagaaaatgtaattacaaaTCATGTCCCAATATATTTGAATTAACCATAGATTGTGACAGACATACCACAGACAATGATGCTCGGTCCTAAATTAAGTCTTCAATGGTTAAAGAAACATATAATaaggaaaataagtattttaatgtttgctcAAAATCAACGAGGAACTATCTAAAGTAGGATGTTTCctaaattattttacagatttataATATTAAGTACGTGTAAGAAATATTACGATCACATAATCAGCTGTAACATAAATTGTTAAATATATGACAACgcacagataaaaaataaataagctgttttgttttcatatttacTAGCACTAGCTGTAGCTTTCTTCCTGGACTGAAATTACCACGTGCTTCAAAAGGTGTACGTTTATTGGCTAAAGTGAAAAAGGCAGCCGTCCTATTGGTCGAAATTGCTGTCAGTTATCATCTCCGTCATCCACTCGAAAACTACTTCCGCTAGCGTTAGCAAGATaaagaaacccaaaacaaaacaaaaaaaagcacaaaagcactTTTTTGCAACACACGTTACATATATTAGGCATTcttacttttcttcttctcttcactAGTCTCGGAGTTTTCTGACGGTGACTGCGGCTGTTCTTCTTTATGTGTTTCTGTTGGAGACTCAGCCTTGTCGGACATGTTTAGCTCACAAGAGTCCCACCTAATGGTCTCCGCCCACTCGGGATTGGCAAACCTGGCTGCAGCAAACGCGCACTGCTATTGGATGAAACACACGGAAATCTGCAAAACGTGCAATTCTATTGGTCAATATTCTTTGAAAGGCGGGGTTTATTGGAGAGTTCTTCGTAGTTCCGAGTCTCCTCTAAAATTGAGGTtagttttagacatttttacatttattttgtacgTAACGTGCCTGTTTTAGTAACAGGCGTTAGCCATTGTTTGTTACAACCAGCTGTTTACATGCTTCCCTTTTTACCTGCAACTAATGGGTAAATATTCTCCTGCAGGACGCGTCGCATGGGAAATAATACTTTAACCTGGTAGTTAATGTTTTTACCGTCCCCTTGAACCTGTCATCTGTTCCTCCTGCTCACAGCTGGACAACAACAGTAAGTctcattacttttaaaaagccCAGTTAGGCTGATTTTATTTGCCTCTTATTTTGTTTGGGGTTTGCACTGATCCAGAGAATTCAGAGGTTATGTGTCTGAGCTGTTGTTTTGTAGATGTTTTCATACAGCTACACATTGCTACTTTGCAGAAACATTCAGAGCAATACCCTCGACCTTGCATTCCTCTAATTTTGTTGTAACAATTCATTTGCCAGACCTGAGTGAGTTAAGGTACCTTGAAGTATTCAttcctcttgaactttttcacatcttgGCTTATCAAAATCACAAACTCAGACCTTTTATTATGATCATCAGGGGTGTCCAATGGGTGGCCCATGGGGTGTTTGTGGCCCTTGGATTTTGTATGCCCCCGACTACAATTCAAGAATAGTACAAATCTGACCGACAGGCCATGGGCAGCTGATGAGTTGAAGCAATCAGATTTGCACAAATAGATTCTGTCCTTTTTTCAAAGAATATCTCTTAATAGTTGTCTCCAAAATACCAGAAAAGCTTATGCCATTACTTTAATCAGGCAAAAGTGTGAAACCTATTTGATTCCTTGGAACTAACATGAGATACAGatgcctttttaaaacaaaccaacaaaaaaaaaaaaaaaaatggaacactttgtttcttttaacaaaatattCTTCGGCCCACGTGACAAAAAGTTTCGACGCCACTCCCTGAAGTTAAATCCAGTGCAAACAATTGACTTTGGAGGTCACCTAATTGGTATACAGAATCTGCCTGTTTGTAATTTAATAGCAGGATCAATTGTCTTTTAAAGGCCACAGAATGTGTGTTTACAAAAGAAGAAGACGAGGTTGAATTAGTGCAAACAATGCATAGTATCGATCTGAGCACTCTTAGTTTTAGAACAAAGCATGCATGTTTCTTAGGTTTTAATGTGCTCGTTGCAGTGGCCAACATCGGCAGGCTCTCCACCAAGGATGCTGTCCTCTTCCTGTGTGACATGCAGGAGAAGTTCAGACCCAACATCTTCCAGTTCACCAACATCGTCAGCAACGCAGCCAGGCTCCTCCAGGTTGCTCACGTTGTTCATCTTCATTTTTGACAGAAAACGTTTGGGCATTCGTCGTGTCTAAACTCGATTCGCTCCTGCAGGCGAGTCGTATTCTGGGCATCCCCGCCATTTTGACAGAGCAGTACCCTAAAGGCTTGGGACCCACCGTGCCGGAGCTGGGGGCCAGCGATCTGACTGCTCATTCTAAAACCTCATTCACAATGATCATAGAGGAAGTGGAGAAGGAGTTACAGGCTCTGGGGAGCCCAAAAAAAGCCATTCTGTGCGGAATAGAGGCACATGCCTGCATCgctgtaattatttattttttatatataatatatagtcTGAACTatgtaaacttgttttttaatgttggtAATGATAAAAGACAGCCAGAAATAGTAATGATAATACCAATCTTTTTAAATTGAAGGATAAAAAGTTCCTCCCTCCTTATCTTTTGCTCAGTGCACAACATATGATCTTCTGGAGAAGGGGATAGAGGTCCATATTGTGGCTGATGCTGTTTCTTCCAGAAGGTATCTGTAATTTTTTGCTTTACTCCAGTTATATTCTATACGTGCAAAGTTTTCTGTTAAATTGTTATCCTTCACTCCTCAGCCAGACGGACCGGTTGTTTGCTTTGTCACGGCTGAAGCAAAGCGGAGCTTACCTCACCACCACGGAGGCCGTCCTGCTGCAGCTCGTTCAAGACGCCAGACACCCCAACTTTAAAGAGGTCCTTGTTGCATCTGCTCTCTGTTCCTCTGTGTAATTACGCTATAACATGTTATTTATTCCTTCAGCCCATTCAAAAACAACTGAGATCATCAACGTTCTACACTTTTTAAGCCAAACATCAAGGCATtccagtaaaatataaatacatcttattcaaaatgcaaaagaaTAGGAGTAAAAGATAGAAAAGtcagatgaaaacacaaaataggGCATATAAGTAGATCTTTTGATAGCCCTGCAGAGAAAAGTTTTGGCAGTCACCAGACAGGGGAAATTCGTGTTTTAGTTTAGATgtaggaatatatatataaaaaaaactgaatggatGACTATAGGGCCTTTAAAGGTGAATAAAAGTTAAGcattataaaaagaaatcaaagcaaGACAGCTTAAAACTCTAAACAGTAAAATCCTAAAATTGATCTTAGAATGAACTGGAAGCCAGAGAAGTAATGATGAGATTTGTTCTCACTGTTGAGTATCTGTTTTGATGATTAATTTCTGTGTATATAGCCATGATATGAAGAAAATTTACCCTGTATCAACTGTGGCCTTTTTATGTATCAGgacaaaattttaaattatCTAGTCTTTAATATGTTGTAAAGGTATATTtatcaacataaaataaagctaaaatggaaaagcaatataaaaaaaacaagaacacctTAGTTGGTGTCATAGGATTTAAGAGGAAAAGTAGCAGCCAGGTTCTGCTAAATAAATCCACTCAATGAACAGATAAGTGTGAACAGATggtcgttcacactgagcctggttcttgTTGAGGGCTCttcctgttgaagcagagttTTCTTTTCTGCTGTCCCTACATGATGATCCAGGAGGAGTGATAGTTGCAAATcagtgacttgatgcaatctgcaggGTTTCCAGTCTGGAGCGTGGagatctgtgttttttaaaggcAGCAGCAATGATCTTTGAGAGCAGTTGTTGCATTAGTCTGGAGGGGTCACACGGCGATTCCTAAACATTTGAAGTCCAACATTTtactgttaaagaaaaaaaaagagttgttgAAACTGGGAAAAGTTTACCACAGTTGTTTGTCTTCCATAAATCTAAAGTCAGCTGTGCAAAGCTCTGAGAGGGTGCAAAAACTCAAGACCTCCATATCCTACTCATGAGTCTCAGTTAGTATGTTAATTGTTAGTCTGtgaaagtaattttaaaaaagagtGAACAAATATGACTTATTTGGGAGGATTGCCATGAAAAAAACCTCTCTAAAAGAAGATGTCTGCAAAATTGCATCTCACCGAACAACAGGAGCTCTGACGATGTCTTCgggacagatgagaccaaacaGAAATTTTGGGCCATTCTGCAGAGCGGTGCAttcaaagaaaaccaaacacagaaTATGATCACAAAAGCTTCATACCAAATAACAAGCATGGTAGTGGAGGGATGATGATGTGGGCTCAGCACCTGGGCAGTAATTACATCGACCATGAACTCTGAATGGATTCTCGAGTTAAATGTGAGTTTATCACTCTTGCAGCTAAAGCTTGTTTGAAACTAGGTTGTGCAAGCAATGAAGCATGGTTGCATAAGCAAGAGGAGCTGAAAGATTCCTCCAGGTGAATGTGGGACACTGATTAAAATCCTATTGAAAAGAACACCTGCCAGTAATTGGTGCTAAATGTGGTTCAACAAGCAATGGAGTCACTTGGGTTTTCACACAAAGCCTTTCCTGGTTTagctttgtttaataaatgatattatgcttgtttttttttttttttttttttttacattta is from Fundulus heteroclitus isolate FHET01 chromosome 3, MU-UCD_Fhet_4.1, whole genome shotgun sequence and encodes:
- the isoc2 gene encoding isochorismatase domain-containing protein 2, with the translated sequence MANIGRLSTKDAVLFLCDMQEKFRPNIFQFTNIVSNAARLLQASRILGIPAILTEQYPKGLGPTVPELGASDLTAHSKTSFTMIIEEVEKELQALGSPKKAILCGIEAHACIACTTYDLLEKGIEVHIVADAVSSRSQTDRLFALSRLKQSGAYLTTTEAVLLQLVQDARHPNFKEIQKLLAHPSPDTGLLAFFSAL